A region from the Oncorhynchus clarkii lewisi isolate Uvic-CL-2024 chromosome 8, UVic_Ocla_1.0, whole genome shotgun sequence genome encodes:
- the LOC139415627 gene encoding chromogranin-A, translating to MIARGYFILTILVNRVLSLPVTPTYPEKEDVEVMKCIVEVLADVLSRPHRLAVSQECLNILRTDERLVSILRHRNFLKELQDIAVEGANERAQQHVDITADHVTKKPQGPQGIDEAADRSMLAALGGPGERSILSQKRGTGGEGEGEGEGEAVKENSAERDGESSHERNEIIRKGEEKKREMDETPDNRISDAMNKEGKEEGKDVDVIEKKEEEEGDENAKEEDEEKRASSREDSEEAKTEGGNVTLDKKGAESGEVTDAPEEKYEEKKTAEENEEEVEEKRSALPLQDSAEAKKEWEEEEEEDEVKREVAGVNHWSRMSELARSLQTKKRAGEEEKLQEMKSLEVGGQHEVPHHSKEVVEEEVEEKRKVGEARKSPEVKELQMMARREPQERREGEEEEGSTSRKTEDPEIESLAAIESELESVAQKLHEMRRG from the exons ATGATCGCGAGAGGATACTTCATTTTGACAATATTGGTTAATCGCG TTCTCTCATTGCCCGTGACTCCAACTTACCCTGAGAAAGAGGATGTCGAG GTGATGAAATGCATCGTGGAGGTTCTCGCTGATGTGCTCTCGAGGCCACACCGTTTGGCTGTCAGTCAGGAGTGCCTGAACATACTAAGGACAG ATGAAAGGCTTGTGTCAATCCTCCGCCACCGCAACTTCCTCAAGGAGCTGCAGGACATTGCCGTTGAAG GAGCCAATGAGAGAGCTCAGCAGCATGTTGACATCACGGCAGATCATGTGACTAAGAAACCACAGGGTCCTCAGGGTATAGATGAGGCTGCAG ATCGATCGATGTTGGCCGCTCTGGGGGGACCCGGCGAGAGGTCTATCCTGTCCCAGAAGAGGGGGaccggaggagagggagaaggggagggtgaaggagaggcagTGAAGGAGAACAGTGCGGAGAGGGACGGAGAGTCATCCCATGAGAGGAACGAGATCATCAGAAAAGGCGAAGAGAAGAAGCGAGAAATGGACGAGACCCCTGACAACCGTATCTCAGATGCCATGAacaaggaggggaaagaggagggaaaggaTGTGGATGTGATTgaaaagaaagaagaagaagaaggggatGAGAATGcaaaggaggaggatgaggagaagcGTGCAAGCTCAAGAGAAGACAGCGAGGAGGCTAAAACGGAGGGAGGAAACGTGACTCTGGATAAGAAAG GGGCAGAGTCTGGTGAGGTGACGGATGCACCAGAAGAGAAATATGAGGAGAAGAAAACTGCAGAGGAAAatgaagaggaggtagaggagaagaggtCTGCGTTGCCTCTGCAAGACAGTGCCGAGGCAAAgaaggagtgggaggaggaggaggaggaggatgaggtgaAACGCGAGGTCGCCGGTGTTAATCACTGGAGCAGAATGAGTGAGCTAGCCCGGAGTTTGCAAACAAAGAAGAGGGCGGGAGAGGAAGAAAAGTTGCAGGAAATGAAGTCACTGGAGGTCGGAGGTCAACATGAAGTGCCCCATCACTCCAAGGAGGTGGTggaagaggaagtggaggagaagaggaaggtgGGAGAGGCACGGAAGAGCCCCGAAGTGAAGGAGCTCCAGATGATGGCACGCAGGGAAccgcaggagaggagagagggagaggaggaagaagggagcACCAGCAGGAAGACTGAG GACCCAGAGATTGAGAGTCTGGCGGCCATCGAGTCGGAGCTGGAGAGCGTTGCTCAGAAACTCCACGAGATGAGACGAGGTTGA